A stretch of DNA from Bremerella alba:
GTCATGCGACGGACATACCGCGGTCGCACGCTTTATGTCAGCCTTCCTCTGCTTAAGAAGCTTCCTCGACGAGAGGCCGACGGCATCCTTTGTCACGAGATGGCACACTTTAGTGGCAACGACACCTTTTATTCGCTCAAGATCGCACCGATGCTTGAACGACACGAGGCCTATGTACAGAGCCTCGGCCAGTCTTGGATTACTCTGCCTGTTTTTCACTTCGCGTCCTTGCTGCTCGTCATCAATCATCTCTCGTTCAGCAGCATGAAGCGTCAACGAGAGTATCGTGCTGATCGTCTCGCGGCGGAACACACTTCGGCAGATGATTTCGCATTCGGTCTACTTCGGGCGGTTGCGTTCAGCGTCTATCGTCAACAATGCGAATCGGATGTCATCACGGCCGACACAGCCTACGAGCAAGTCGGCATCGCCAGGTCCCTGGATGAAGGGTTTCGCCCATTCACCGAGACATACTTTGATGAGCATCCCATCGACGAATTGACGACGCTCCACCCCATCGACAAACACCCCCCGATACATGCTCGACTCGAGGCGATTGGGTATTCAGCAAGCCGAGAGACGCTTCGCCAGGCATTCGCAGACGATTCGATTGGCCCCTGGTACGAGCGGATCAACGATGCAGAAACACTGGAAACTTCGCTATGGAGCGAATTCGAAGAAGCCTTCCGCGAGTTTCACGAAAGGCTTCTCGTTCATCAATATCTGCCCTCCAACGAGCACGAACGCAGGCTGGTCGAAAAGAGTTTTCCGCCGAGAGAAATTCCCGTGTCGTACGGTAGGGTCCTCCGACTCGATTACGAAAAGATTGGATTTCAGGATTGGAATCACGACGTTTACTACCACGAAATCGAAGCACTCAATGTAGTACGCAATGACAAAGTCTGGATCGAAGTCATCTATCAACGCGCAGGGATTCACCTGAACGCCAAAATCCCCCTGAGCGGCATGGCGTA
This window harbors:
- a CDS encoding M48 family metallopeptidase, producing the protein MSNPYTGLGFLGTFVYPALSLFLIPVLALLIGSHSQDRFEQNLISNFEYRIQKTSGLNQHQKNRFITQVHQASIWSLVNRQEKDLYRWAELVGPFTMPTYVMYRCIYWISWTSIALGLGTLLIAGRGTVLSQSSRLAQYYSLLATWHMTGIVGVVELTLQSLLLMGLVTAEVCHHSGYAGAKILVFILGAGLTGLGMAIAAMFKHIDNRIEVSGIPIDRCHSPRFWEALDRLCGKMGTAAPDQVIAGIDDGFWVTQFPITIQEDEVMRRTYRGRTLYVSLPLLKKLPRREADGILCHEMAHFSGNDTFYSLKIAPMLERHEAYVQSLGQSWITLPVFHFASLLLVINHLSFSSMKRQREYRADRLAAEHTSADDFAFGLLRAVAFSVYRQQCESDVITADTAYEQVGIARSLDEGFRPFTETYFDEHPIDELTTLHPIDKHPPIHARLEAIGYSASRETLRQAFADDSIGPWYERINDAETLETSLWSEFEEAFREFHERLLVHQYLPSNEHERRLVEKSFPPREIPVSYGRVLRLDYEKIGFQDWNHDVYYHEIEALNVVRNDKVWIEVIYQRAGIHLNAKIPLSGMAYEEALVREMLENYSNRSDFAHAYQKERQAALAAKSEETNTGQELAFTLDSKC